The following proteins are encoded in a genomic region of Stutzerimonas stutzeri:
- the sodC gene encoding superoxide dismutase family protein, translated as MKQWIIAAIAGCTAMGLQAETLSVPVKAVTAQGVGESVGTVKIESSEYGLVFRPELSGLDSGAHGFHIHAKGSCEPAQKDGETIAAGAAGGHWDPKNAGKHGEPWGDGHMGDLPALMVDTDGKASQPVLAPRLKSLGDIKGLALMVHKGGDNHSDHPQPLGGGGARVACGVIE; from the coding sequence ATGAAACAGTGGATTATCGCGGCCATTGCCGGCTGCACAGCCATGGGCCTGCAAGCCGAAACCCTCAGCGTGCCGGTCAAGGCGGTAACGGCTCAAGGCGTCGGCGAGTCCGTCGGCACGGTCAAGATCGAAAGCAGTGAGTACGGGTTGGTGTTCCGCCCCGAACTCTCCGGCCTGGACTCCGGCGCGCATGGTTTCCATATCCACGCCAAGGGCAGCTGCGAACCCGCGCAGAAAGATGGCGAAACCATTGCCGCCGGGGCCGCTGGTGGTCACTGGGATCCGAAGAACGCCGGCAAGCATGGCGAGCCCTGGGGCGACGGCCACATGGGCGATCTACCGGCACTGATGGTCGACACCGACGGCAAGGCCAGCCAGCCGGTCCTGGCGCCCCGCCTGAAGAGCCTCGGTGACATCAAGGGTCTGGCCCTGATGGTCCACAAAGGCGGCGACAACCATTCCGACCACCCGCAACCCCTGGGTGGCGGCGGCGCACGAGTCGCGTGCGGGGTTATTGAATAA
- the flhB gene encoding flagellar biosynthesis protein FlhB yields the protein MAESESGADKSEEPTEKRLRESREKGQLARSRELNTVAVTLGGIGGLLASGGSLAGSLMAIMQGSFELSRETLLDEGAMVRLLMSSGMIALEAIMPLLIVLLLVSIIGPISLGGWLFSAKAMAPKFSRMNPGPGLKRMFSTKALVELLKALAKFLVVLLVALAVLAAYEDDLLSIAKQPLDLAIMHSVNVVGWSALWMACGLILIAAVDVPFQLWDNKQKLMMTKQEVRDEYKDSEGKPEVKSRIRQLQRDAAQRRMMQAVPEADVVITNPTHFAVALKYDGSKGGAPMLVAKGGDFVALKIREIANEHQVTVLESPALARAVYYSTELDQEIPAGLYLAVAQVLAYVYQLRQYRSGRGKRPDPLGNLPIPPDLRRDE from the coding sequence ATGGCTGAAAGCGAAAGCGGCGCCGACAAAAGCGAGGAACCCACGGAGAAACGTCTCCGGGAATCTCGCGAGAAAGGGCAGCTGGCCCGCTCCCGTGAATTGAACACGGTGGCGGTGACCCTGGGCGGCATCGGCGGGCTGCTGGCATCCGGCGGTAGCCTGGCCGGCAGTCTCATGGCCATCATGCAGGGTAGCTTCGAGCTGAGCCGTGAGACGCTGCTGGATGAAGGGGCGATGGTCAGGCTATTGATGAGCAGCGGCATGATCGCGCTGGAAGCCATCATGCCGCTGCTGATCGTGTTGCTGCTGGTGTCCATCATCGGGCCGATCTCGCTAGGGGGCTGGCTGTTCTCGGCCAAGGCGATGGCACCCAAGTTCAGCCGAATGAATCCGGGGCCTGGCCTCAAGCGGATGTTCTCGACCAAGGCCCTGGTCGAACTGCTGAAGGCGTTAGCCAAGTTTCTCGTGGTGTTGCTGGTGGCATTGGCGGTCCTGGCCGCCTATGAAGACGATCTGTTGTCGATCGCCAAGCAGCCCCTCGATCTGGCCATCATGCACAGCGTCAACGTGGTGGGCTGGTCTGCCCTGTGGATGGCGTGCGGGCTGATCCTGATCGCGGCGGTCGACGTGCCGTTTCAGCTCTGGGACAACAAGCAGAAGCTGATGATGACCAAGCAGGAAGTGCGCGACGAATACAAGGACAGCGAGGGCAAGCCGGAGGTCAAATCGCGGATTCGGCAACTGCAGCGCGATGCCGCCCAACGCCGGATGATGCAGGCGGTACCGGAGGCTGACGTGGTCATCACCAACCCGACGCACTTCGCTGTTGCGTTGAAATATGACGGCAGCAAGGGCGGCGCGCCGATGCTGGTGGCCAAGGGCGGCGACTTCGTCGCGCTGAAGATCCGCGAGATCGCCAACGAGCACCAGGTCACCGTGCTCGAATCCCCGGCGCTGGCGCGGGCGGTGTACTACTCCACCGAACTGGACCAGGAGATTCCGGCGGGGTTGTACCTCGCGGTGGCGCAGGTGCTGGCGTATGTCTATCAGCTGCGCCAGTACCGATCCGGCCGGGGCAAACGCCCCGATCCGCTCGGCAATCTGCCGATTCCGCCGGATCTGCGCAGGGATGAATAG
- the fliR gene encoding flagellar biosynthetic protein FliR, whose amino-acid sequence MLELSDAQIGAWVGQFLLPLFRIAALLMSMPLIGTQLVPMRVRLYLAIAIAVVVVPGLPPVPVVEALSAQAMVLIAEQILIGVMLGFVLQLFFHVFIVSGQMLAMQMGLGFASMVDPANGVSVPVIAQFFNMLVILLFLAMNGHLVVLEILTESFTTLPIGGWLVGTNHFWQVAGKLGWVLGAGLLLVLPAITALLVVNLAFGLMTRAAPQLNIFSIGFPLTLVLGLIIVWIGMADILAQYQTFVSEALAMLRELIGLR is encoded by the coding sequence ATGCTTGAGCTCAGCGATGCGCAGATCGGCGCATGGGTCGGGCAGTTCCTGCTGCCGCTGTTCCGCATCGCGGCGCTGTTGATGAGCATGCCGCTGATCGGCACCCAGCTGGTGCCGATGCGCGTGCGGCTGTATCTCGCCATTGCGATTGCCGTGGTAGTCGTCCCCGGCCTGCCGCCGGTCCCGGTGGTCGAGGCGTTGAGCGCTCAGGCAATGGTGCTGATCGCCGAGCAGATCCTCATCGGGGTGATGCTGGGCTTCGTGCTGCAACTGTTCTTTCACGTGTTCATCGTCTCCGGTCAGATGCTGGCGATGCAGATGGGCCTGGGCTTCGCCTCGATGGTCGATCCGGCCAACGGTGTCTCGGTGCCAGTGATCGCCCAGTTCTTCAACATGTTGGTGATCCTTCTGTTCCTGGCCATGAACGGCCACCTGGTGGTGCTGGAGATCCTCACCGAGAGCTTTACCACCCTGCCGATCGGAGGCTGGCTGGTCGGTACCAATCACTTCTGGCAAGTGGCCGGCAAGCTGGGCTGGGTGCTTGGCGCCGGGCTGTTGCTAGTGCTGCCGGCGATCACCGCGTTGCTGGTAGTGAACCTGGCGTTCGGCCTCATGACCCGCGCGGCGCCTCAATTGAACATCTTCTCCATCGGCTTTCCACTGACCCTGGTGCTCGGCCTGATCATCGTCTGGATCGGCATGGCCGATATCCTGGCGCAGTACCAGACTTTCGTCAGCGAGGCGCTGGCGATGCTGCGTGAATTGATCGGGCTGCGCTGA
- the fliQ gene encoding flagellar biosynthesis protein FliQ — translation MTPEVAVDLFREALWMTAMIVGVLVVPSLLVGLVVAMFQAATQINEQTLSFLPRLLVMLMTLIWAGPWLVRELMEYTQGLIQNIPLIIG, via the coding sequence ATGACACCCGAGGTTGCCGTTGACCTGTTTCGAGAAGCGCTGTGGATGACTGCGATGATTGTCGGCGTGCTGGTCGTGCCGAGCCTGCTGGTTGGCCTGGTGGTCGCCATGTTTCAGGCGGCGACGCAGATCAACGAACAAACCCTGAGTTTTCTGCCGCGTCTGCTGGTCATGTTGATGACGCTGATCTGGGCCGGGCCTTGGCTGGTGCGTGAGTTGATGGAGTACACCCAGGGCCTGATTCAGAACATTCCGTTGATCATCGGCTGA
- the fliP gene encoding flagellar type III secretion system pore protein FliP (The bacterial flagellar biogenesis protein FliP forms a type III secretion system (T3SS)-type pore required for flagellar assembly.) — protein MLRLMLAVLLVLAAPFAVGQDAGSLIAQGDNPLSIPAITLSTDAQGQQEYSVSLQILLIMTALSFIPAFVMLMTSFTRIIIVFSILRQALGLQQTPSNQILVGLTIFLTLFIMAPVFERINNEALQPYLNEQLSAPDAIARAEVPIKGFMLAQTRESDLELFVRLSRRTDIQTPDAAPLTILVPAFVTSELKTAFQIGFMIFIPFLIIDMVVASVLMAMGMMMLSPLIISLPFKIMLFVLVDGWGLIIGTLASSFGTL, from the coding sequence ATGCTTCGATTGATGCTGGCGGTGCTGCTGGTACTGGCTGCGCCGTTCGCGGTGGGGCAGGATGCCGGCTCGCTGATCGCCCAGGGTGACAATCCGCTGTCGATTCCGGCGATTACGCTGAGCACCGACGCGCAGGGGCAGCAGGAGTACTCGGTCAGCCTGCAGATCCTGCTGATCATGACCGCGCTGAGCTTCATTCCGGCGTTCGTCATGCTGATGACCAGCTTCACTCGGATCATCATTGTGTTTTCCATCCTGCGTCAGGCGTTGGGTTTGCAACAGACGCCCTCGAACCAGATTCTGGTCGGGCTGACGATATTTCTCACCTTGTTCATCATGGCGCCGGTATTCGAGCGCATTAACAACGAGGCCTTGCAGCCCTACCTGAACGAGCAATTGTCCGCGCCCGACGCGATTGCCCGCGCCGAGGTGCCGATCAAAGGCTTCATGCTGGCGCAGACCCGCGAGAGCGACCTGGAGCTGTTCGTACGCCTCTCGCGGCGCACCGATATCCAGACGCCGGACGCGGCGCCGCTGACCATCCTGGTACCGGCCTTCGTTACCTCCGAGCTGAAGACGGCGTTCCAGATCGGTTTCATGATCTTCATTCCGTTTCTGATCATCGACATGGTGGTCGCCAGCGTGCTGATGGCCATGGGCATGATGATGCTGTCACCGCTGATCATCTCGCTGCCGTTCAAGATCATGCTGTTCGTGTTGGTGGATGGCTGGGGGTTGATCATCGGCACGCTCGCCAGCAGTTTCGGCACGCTGTAG
- the fliO gene encoding flagellar biosynthetic protein FliO, translated as MRALAFLALMPALPAMAAEPAATSMSSAGMGAQMSKLLLGLLLVIGLIFLLAWLLRRVQQLNPRGNQAIKLISSHALGPRERLVLVQVGSEQVLLGLSAGRIAPLHVLKEPVHLPDAEPANPEFAQRLMELLGKDQKDKP; from the coding sequence ATGCGAGCCCTGGCCTTCCTCGCGCTGATGCCGGCTTTGCCGGCAATGGCGGCCGAGCCCGCGGCAACAAGCATGAGCAGCGCCGGCATGGGCGCGCAGATGAGCAAGCTGTTGCTTGGCCTGTTGCTGGTGATCGGCCTGATCTTCCTGCTGGCCTGGTTGCTGCGTCGCGTGCAGCAGCTCAACCCGCGTGGTAATCAGGCGATCAAGCTGATTTCCAGTCATGCGCTCGGTCCACGCGAGCGCCTGGTCCTGGTTCAGGTCGGTAGCGAACAGGTATTGCTTGGCCTGAGCGCGGGCCGCATCGCGCCGCTGCACGTGCTGAAGGAGCCGGTGCACCTGCCCGACGCCGAGCCGGCCAACCCGGAATTCGCCCAGCGCCTGATGGAGCTGCTGGGCAAGGATCAGAAGGACAAGCCCTGA
- the fliN gene encoding flagellar motor switch protein FliN — translation MADEHEHTSAEEQALADEWASALAEAGDANQDDIDALLNQGPATKPAPPRAPLEEFGSAPKSAAVPAGLEGPNLDVILDIPVSISMEVGSTEISIRNLLQLNQGSVVELDRLAGEPLDVLVNGTLIAHGEVVVVNEKFGIRLTDVISPSERIKKLR, via the coding sequence ATGGCAGACGAACACGAACACACCTCCGCGGAAGAACAGGCCCTCGCCGACGAGTGGGCGTCCGCGCTGGCAGAGGCGGGTGACGCCAACCAGGACGACATCGACGCCCTGTTGAACCAGGGGCCGGCGACCAAGCCGGCACCGCCGCGCGCCCCGTTGGAAGAATTCGGCAGCGCCCCGAAATCAGCCGCCGTGCCGGCCGGGCTCGAGGGGCCGAACCTGGATGTGATCCTCGACATTCCGGTGTCGATCTCAATGGAGGTTGGCAGCACCGAGATCAGCATCCGCAACCTGCTACAGCTCAACCAGGGTTCGGTGGTTGAGCTCGACCGGCTGGCCGGTGAACCGCTCGACGTGCTGGTCAACGGTACCCTGATCGCCCACGGCGAGGTGGTGGTGGTGAACGAGAAATTCGGCATTCGCCTGACTGACGTCATCAGTCCGAGCGAACGCATCAAGAAGTTGCGCTGA
- the fliM gene encoding flagellar motor switch protein FliM: MAVQDLLSQDEIDALLHGVDDGLVDTESDAEPGSIKSYDLTSQDRIVRGRMPTLEMVNERFARYTRISMFNLLRRSADVSVGGVQVMKFGEYVHSLYVPTSLNLVKIKPLRGTSLFILDAKLVFKLVDNFFGGDGRHAKIEGREFTPTELRVVRMVLDQAFVDLKEAWHAVLDVNFEYVHSEVNPALANIVSPSEVVVVSTFHIELESGGGDFHVTMPYSMIEPIREMLDAGFQSDVSDQDERWINALREDVLDVKVPLSSTVVRRQLKLRDILNMQPGDVIPVEMPEDMIMRANGMPTFKVKLGAHKGNLALQVLESVMRPR; this comes from the coding sequence ATGGCTGTTCAAGACCTGCTCTCGCAAGACGAGATCGATGCGCTCCTGCACGGGGTCGACGACGGTCTGGTCGATACCGAGAGCGATGCCGAACCGGGCAGCATCAAAAGCTACGACCTGACCAGCCAGGACCGTATCGTCCGCGGCCGCATGCCGACGCTGGAAATGGTCAATGAGCGTTTTGCTCGCTACACGCGCATCAGCATGTTCAACCTGTTGCGCCGCTCGGCCGATGTGTCGGTGGGCGGTGTGCAGGTGATGAAGTTCGGCGAGTACGTGCACTCGCTGTACGTACCGACCAGCCTCAACCTGGTGAAGATCAAGCCGCTGCGCGGCACTTCGCTGTTCATTCTCGACGCCAAGCTGGTGTTCAAGCTGGTGGACAACTTCTTCGGTGGCGATGGCCGCCACGCCAAGATCGAGGGTCGGGAATTCACCCCGACCGAGCTGCGGGTCGTGCGGATGGTGCTGGACCAGGCGTTCGTCGATCTGAAGGAGGCTTGGCACGCCGTACTCGACGTCAACTTCGAGTACGTGCATTCGGAGGTCAACCCGGCGCTGGCCAATATCGTCAGCCCCAGCGAAGTGGTGGTGGTGTCGACGTTCCACATCGAGCTGGAAAGTGGTGGTGGCGATTTCCACGTCACCATGCCGTACTCGATGATCGAGCCGATCCGCGAAATGCTCGACGCCGGCTTCCAGTCGGATGTCAGCGATCAGGACGAGCGCTGGATCAATGCGCTTCGTGAGGACGTCCTCGACGTCAAGGTACCCCTCAGTTCGACGGTGGTGCGCCGCCAGCTCAAGCTGCGCGACATCCTGAACATGCAGCCCGGCGACGTCATCCCGGTGGAAATGCCAGAAGACATGATCATGCGTGCCAATGGCATGCCCACGTTCAAGGTCAAGCTGGGCGCACACAAGGGCAATCTGGCCCTGCAGGTACTTGAATCGGTCATGCGACCCCGTTGA
- the fliL gene encoding flagellar basal body-associated protein FliL: MAKKQGPPDVASPAAAGEGKGKLKLIILIVVGLLLAVGLSVGGTFYFMSRGESKPHEEEAAAAGSTPQRQAAVYEVLAPAFIVNFANAGGRQRYMQVSVALMSRDQAALDALKEHMPLLRNQLVMLFSSQEFAALMTPVGQEMLRQKATASVQELAQKEIGKLAIEQVLFTNFVLQ; this comes from the coding sequence ATGGCTAAGAAACAAGGACCTCCGGACGTTGCCAGTCCTGCAGCGGCAGGCGAAGGCAAGGGCAAGCTCAAACTGATCATCCTGATAGTGGTCGGCTTGCTGCTGGCGGTCGGGCTGTCGGTCGGTGGCACCTTCTACTTCATGTCGCGAGGCGAATCCAAGCCGCACGAGGAGGAAGCTGCCGCAGCCGGTTCGACACCACAGCGGCAGGCGGCCGTGTACGAAGTGCTGGCGCCGGCATTCATCGTCAACTTCGCCAATGCCGGTGGGCGTCAACGCTACATGCAGGTCAGCGTGGCCCTTATGTCGCGTGACCAGGCCGCGCTCGATGCACTCAAGGAACACATGCCGCTGCTACGCAATCAATTGGTTATGCTGTTTTCCAGTCAGGAATTCGCCGCGCTGATGACGCCGGTCGGACAAGAGATGCTTCGGCAAAAGGCGACCGCTAGTGTGCAAGAACTGGCGCAGAAGGAAATCGGCAAGCTTGCGATCGAGCAAGTGCTGTTCACCAACTTCGTATTGCAATAG
- a CDS encoding flagellar hook-length control protein FliK has product MAVSPDLLLNIKAPAAAAKAANASAKSASQPSRDEASSFANVYAKERQAKPAERQESATKAASGKPAGDQPSQETAKADGNEQPPVGETGKALPTESETIDTELQGDEAELDPLLLFGLGGQAPIDDAAPETPTPTDGEFISGLMQLPLNVSDSEAEPAISGQGVTEMRPATQNSPLSVLGGVEGDATAVEDALPAAMLAGELSTDESEEPSLEEAFAEVLDKLDAPKESRPGTPELAINRLNPLTEAITQQQQVQQAQRPVMVPGQPVQMQQSGWSEAVVDRVMWLSSQNLKSAEIQLDPAELGRMEVRIDMHKDQTQVTFVSPHAGVRDALEGQMQRLRDMFTEQGMTMNVNVSDQSRGWRGEGGGESRGRGAAGGLGGGEEDVVQGTTEISGSRAGGDRGLVDYYA; this is encoded by the coding sequence ATGGCCGTTTCCCCCGATCTATTGCTTAACATCAAAGCGCCCGCCGCTGCTGCCAAAGCGGCGAACGCATCCGCTAAATCTGCCTCTCAGCCCAGCAGGGACGAGGCTTCCAGCTTCGCCAACGTCTACGCCAAGGAGCGTCAGGCAAAGCCCGCCGAGCGCCAGGAGAGCGCGACAAAGGCCGCCTCCGGCAAGCCGGCTGGCGATCAGCCGAGTCAGGAAACCGCCAAGGCCGACGGCAACGAACAGCCACCGGTGGGCGAGACCGGCAAAGCGCTGCCCACCGAATCCGAGACGATCGATACCGAGCTGCAAGGTGATGAGGCCGAACTCGACCCATTGCTGCTGTTCGGCTTGGGCGGGCAGGCACCGATCGACGATGCCGCGCCGGAGACGCCGACACCGACCGATGGCGAGTTCATCTCGGGTTTGATGCAACTGCCGCTGAACGTCTCGGACAGCGAAGCCGAGCCAGCTATCTCCGGGCAGGGCGTGACGGAAATGCGGCCCGCCACGCAGAACAGCCCCTTGTCGGTCCTTGGCGGTGTGGAAGGCGACGCCACGGCCGTCGAGGATGCGCTACCGGCGGCCATGCTTGCCGGTGAGCTGTCGACCGATGAATCGGAAGAGCCGTCTCTGGAAGAAGCGTTCGCAGAGGTGCTCGACAAGCTGGACGCGCCGAAGGAGAGCCGCCCCGGTACGCCGGAGCTGGCGATCAATCGGCTGAATCCGTTGACCGAGGCGATCACCCAACAGCAGCAGGTGCAGCAGGCGCAGCGGCCGGTCATGGTGCCCGGGCAGCCGGTGCAGATGCAGCAATCGGGTTGGAGCGAAGCGGTGGTCGATCGGGTGATGTGGCTCTCCAGCCAGAACCTCAAGTCGGCAGAAATCCAACTGGATCCGGCTGAGCTGGGCCGCATGGAAGTCCGTATCGACATGCACAAGGACCAGACCCAGGTGACCTTCGTCAGCCCCCATGCCGGCGTGCGTGATGCGCTGGAAGGGCAGATGCAGCGTCTGCGTGACATGTTCACCGAGCAGGGAATGACCATGAACGTGAACGTTTCCGACCAGTCTCGCGGCTGGCGTGGAGAGGGTGGGGGCGAGTCGCGTGGCCGAGGCGCGGCGGGTGGCCTGGGTGGCGGCGAGGAGGATGTCGTTCAAGGGACGACGGAAATCAGCGGCAGCCGCGCCGGGGGCGACAGAGGCCTGGTGGACTATTACGCCTGA
- a CDS encoding Hpt domain-containing protein: MEAEYPVLLDTFLTDSEERLRLLQNSCQQRDAEALRQAAHSFKGSCSNMGASLLAELCRQLENVARLARLDEAPELIERIEREFAIVRILCRAERQRYGGPA, from the coding sequence ATGGAGGCCGAATACCCGGTTTTGCTGGATACCTTTCTCACCGATTCCGAAGAACGGCTACGCCTGTTGCAGAACAGCTGCCAGCAGCGTGACGCCGAGGCGCTGCGTCAGGCGGCGCACAGCTTCAAGGGCAGCTGCAGCAACATGGGCGCCTCGTTGCTGGCGGAACTTTGTCGCCAGCTGGAGAACGTCGCACGGTTGGCACGGCTCGACGAGGCCCCCGAGCTGATCGAACGAATCGAGCGTGAGTTCGCCATCGTCCGGATTCTCTGCCGCGCCGAACGCCAGCGCTATGGCGGACCCGCCTGA
- a CDS encoding ATP-binding SpoIIE family protein phosphatase: protein MPRRLSILIAEDGAADRMLLTAIVGRQGHRVITAANGAEAVRQFELERPQLVLMDALMPVMDGFEAARRIKGLAGNELVPIIFLTSLTENEALVRCLEAGGDDFIAKPYNPIILEAKIQAMHRLRRLQATVLEQRDLIARRNLQLLDEQRAAKSIFDKVAHAGCLDAPNIRYRQSPRALFNGDLLLAAEAPAGRMFVLLGDFTGHGLPAAVGAMPLAETFYGMTAKGYTSNEILREINAKLKLILPVEMFCCATLLDINLRQGALRVWNGGLPDGYLLKDNGTGRVALTSRHLPLGILEASAFDDGFETFPLAVGDRLLLMSDGILESTNADDELFGEQRLLALLDANDEPSRLFDELQQALLAFNGQMLDDSSLVEVSMVEPAALGWQSPPNIVLPSKRPLRPRDWSVGFDMRPSSLRAANPLPMTMQLLLQIAPLRHRAGTIYAVLTELYANALEHGVLLLDSAWKSDARGFAQYYQERQRRLDELEEGFVSIEMSVKSDGASGYLRIGVRDSGPGFDVQGTLNKQYHAECLGGRGLRMIRQMSDRFYWQPDGKLLNVEFHWAGHA, encoded by the coding sequence ATGCCTCGTCGGCTCTCCATACTCATCGCCGAGGATGGCGCGGCCGATCGCATGCTCCTGACGGCCATCGTCGGGCGCCAAGGGCACCGGGTGATCACTGCGGCCAACGGCGCCGAAGCGGTACGGCAATTCGAGCTCGAACGGCCGCAACTGGTGTTGATGGATGCGCTGATGCCGGTCATGGATGGCTTCGAGGCCGCGCGACGCATCAAGGGGTTGGCCGGCAATGAGCTGGTGCCGATCATCTTCCTCACATCGCTGACTGAGAACGAGGCGCTGGTGCGCTGCCTCGAAGCCGGCGGTGACGACTTTATCGCCAAGCCATACAACCCGATCATTCTCGAGGCGAAAATCCAGGCGATGCACCGCCTGCGCCGCCTGCAGGCCACGGTGCTGGAGCAGCGCGACCTGATCGCCCGGCGCAACCTGCAACTGCTCGACGAGCAGCGGGCAGCCAAGAGCATCTTCGACAAGGTGGCGCATGCCGGTTGCCTGGATGCGCCCAACATTCGCTACCGCCAGTCGCCTCGGGCGCTGTTCAACGGCGATCTGCTGCTGGCGGCCGAAGCGCCTGCCGGCCGCATGTTCGTATTGCTGGGGGACTTCACCGGTCACGGGCTGCCAGCGGCGGTCGGGGCAATGCCGCTGGCCGAGACCTTCTACGGGATGACCGCCAAGGGCTATACCAGCAACGAGATCCTGCGCGAGATCAACGCCAAGCTGAAGCTGATCCTGCCGGTCGAGATGTTCTGCTGCGCCACCCTGCTGGACATCAACCTCAGACAAGGCGCGCTGCGGGTGTGGAACGGCGGCCTGCCGGACGGTTATCTGCTCAAGGACAATGGCACAGGCCGTGTCGCGCTGACATCCAGGCATCTGCCGCTCGGCATTCTCGAAGCGTCCGCATTCGACGATGGCTTCGAAACCTTTCCGCTGGCCGTCGGCGATCGGCTGCTGCTCATGTCGGACGGCATCCTCGAAAGCACGAACGCCGACGACGAGCTGTTCGGCGAGCAGCGTTTGCTGGCATTGCTGGACGCTAACGACGAGCCCTCGAGGCTGTTCGACGAGCTGCAGCAGGCGCTCCTCGCGTTCAATGGTCAAATGCTTGACGACTCAAGCCTCGTCGAGGTGAGTATGGTCGAGCCTGCTGCCTTGGGCTGGCAATCACCGCCGAATATCGTCTTACCCAGCAAGCGTCCGTTGCGGCCGAGGGACTGGTCGGTCGGTTTCGATATGCGGCCGAGCAGTCTGCGTGCGGCCAATCCCTTGCCGATGACCATGCAGCTGCTGCTGCAGATCGCTCCGCTGCGTCACCGGGCCGGGACGATCTATGCCGTGCTGACCGAGCTTTACGCCAATGCGCTCGAGCATGGCGTGCTGCTGCTCGATTCGGCTTGGAAAAGCGATGCGCGAGGCTTTGCCCAGTATTACCAGGAGCGTCAGCGGCGGCTCGATGAGCTCGAGGAAGGCTTCGTATCCATCGAAATGAGCGTCAAGTCGGACGGGGCGTCGGGATATTTGCGCATCGGTGTGCGCGACAGCGGCCCGGGGTTCGATGTGCAGGGTACGTTGAACAAGCAATACCACGCCGAATGCCTGGGCGGGCGGGGCCTACGCATGATTCGGCAGATGAGCGACCGGTTCTATTGGCAGCCCGACGGCAAACTGCTGAACGTGGAGTTTCATTGGGCCGGTCATGCATAA
- a CDS encoding STAS domain-containing protein: MTISSQLSADGQELTITIQGRFDFNTHQAFRDAYQGAGGSPRRYVVDLGGATYLDSSALGMLLLLRDHGGSDKADIRLINCNPDVRKVLSISNFEHLFAIA, translated from the coding sequence ATGACCATCAGTTCACAGCTATCGGCAGATGGACAGGAGCTGACGATTACCATCCAGGGGCGCTTCGATTTCAACACCCATCAGGCCTTTCGCGATGCGTACCAAGGGGCTGGCGGCTCGCCTCGGCGGTATGTGGTCGATCTCGGCGGAGCGACCTACCTGGACAGCTCCGCCCTGGGCATGTTGCTGCTGCTGCGGGATCACGGCGGCAGCGACAAGGCCGACATTCGGCTGATCAACTGCAACCCCGATGTCCGAAAGGTGCTTTCGATTTCCAACTTCGAACATCTGTTCGCGATCGCCTGA
- the fliJ gene encoding flagellar export protein FliJ, which produces MPSSRAARLAPVIDLAERAERESAKLFGQGQAQLSQAESKLGELRQYFSDYQQQWLSQGSQGVSGQWLMNYQRFLSQLESAIAQQQRSVDWHRNNLDKVREQWQQRRARLDGLRKLVERYLQEARTAADKREQKILDEFSQRLAGRPKQE; this is translated from the coding sequence TTGCCGAGCAGTCGTGCTGCGCGTCTGGCGCCGGTGATCGACCTGGCCGAGCGTGCCGAGCGCGAGTCGGCCAAGCTCTTCGGTCAGGGGCAGGCGCAGCTGTCCCAGGCTGAGAGCAAACTTGGCGAGCTGCGGCAATATTTCTCCGATTACCAGCAGCAGTGGCTGAGCCAGGGCAGTCAGGGCGTCTCCGGCCAATGGCTGATGAATTATCAGCGTTTCCTCTCCCAGCTCGAGTCGGCGATTGCCCAGCAGCAACGTAGCGTCGATTGGCACCGCAACAATCTCGACAAGGTGCGCGAGCAATGGCAACAGCGGCGGGCGCGCCTCGATGGCTTGCGCAAGCTGGTCGAGCGTTATCTGCAGGAAGCCCGAACGGCGGCCGACAAGCGCGAGCAGAAGATCCTCGATGAGTTTTCCCAGCGGCTGGCCGGGCGACCCAAACAGGAATGA